A stretch of DNA from Hippopotamus amphibius kiboko isolate mHipAmp2 chromosome 5, mHipAmp2.hap2, whole genome shotgun sequence:
AGTCACCAAGATGCCGATCAGATAGGAAGAGGAGAACACCCCCAGAGATTCCagccaccctgagccctgctcccagcAGGCACCTACTCGGTGCAATGGGCGGCAGTCAACACCCAGCAGGGGTGGATCAGCGCCCCCCCACAGAAGTGGCCCTGCGGCATGGAGATGGTCAGTCGCAATGAGGTCTGCAGGGACGCCTGCCACGGGTGCTTGCCCGCGGTGCTCTTTAAGCCTCCGTAGATCCTCTTGACCGTCCTCTCTGCTATCTCAGTCCTCCCACACGAGTCAAACGCAGGAAATTTCGTCAAGGACTCTGTGGGGCTTCCCTCTGGGCTGGCAATGTCTgtgaaacacaagaaaaataaatcacacgtctcaccctccctccagctcctcagAAGGACCTTGTCAGAGGTGTGGCTCTGCATCCAGAAGTTTAGCTAGTGTCCAGAGCTAAGAGACTATGCTGGTGCATACAGGGTAGGCACGTGTGCAGTTAACATTTGTGGACATTGATTAATACAAAGCAAGTCTATAGAGTTAATGATGGAGATGTCACCTTTTCCTATTTTgacgtgtatacacacacataaaaatgtgtttcacttatatgtggaaccttaaAAATACTTCagattagtgaatataacaaaaaaagaaacagacccacagatatagagaacaaattagtggttagcagtagggagacaggagaggggaggggcaagacaggggtaggggattaagagatatgaactattaggtataaaataagctgcaaggatatattgtacagcaggGGGaaaatagccaacattttataataactataaatgtagtacaacctttaaaaattgtgaaccactgtagtgtacacctgtaacttacataatattgtacagcaactatatttcaataaaaatgtgtgtataagTATATAAATCCTCCCTGGGTATGTATTTAACTATTTGTTAATGCACACATATATTTTGGAGGCTTTTTTGGTGCCTAGGGGAAGATATTCAGATGAAGTAGAGTGGGGGAGATAAGACATTTGCACAGATGACTGCCGTGCAACGGAGAGAGCAACCATGGTGTATGGGTGGTGCCCAATCTATTCCATAGGGTTTATAGGAAGGGAGAGATAATACTTCACTTGGTAATTCAGGGAGGACTTCCTGAAGGAGTGCTTACTTGGGTTGATTCTCAAAGAATGGTTGGATATGGACAAGAGCAGGTGTGGGACAGAGTACTACAGACAGAGGTGACCATAAGagcaaaggcacagaaatgaAACTGTCCAGGGAAGTAATTCCATTGAGCAGGATGGAAGGGTGCATTGCTTCAGACGTGGGTAGAGAGGTGGACCAAGGCAGCCTGGCAGGAAGACTGTGAGGGTGGAATTCAGTCCATGTTGCATCCTGAGAGGCTGTGGAGGCCCAGCCGATGTCTGATCACCACTTACACTGAAGTCCCGGCATAGTACATGGCACCGAGCAAGTGATCGATCAATATTTGCTGAGTGTACTGATTGggagtcaggaagcctgagtTTACAAAGGTATCCAGGTCTGCTCAACCTCCCGAGAGGGGAGCAGAGGACTGGGCAGCTGGGTTGCCACTGGGACAGCAAGTGGTAAAGCAGGTGTTGTGGGAGGACAGGGGTAGGAGAGACAGGGAGTTCCACGAACACATGCCTATGGCTCTGCAACCTCCCCACTACGCTCGCCTCCAGACAGTCACAGTCTTACCTAGGGCTGAGCAGGCAGGGACATCACAGTACTCCCATTTCACCTTTGCATGGTTCACTTTAAAGAAACACCAGGGCTTTTTGTCTCCATCTGGgtttctaaaataaaagacaaaataagccAGGGTCAAGACTTGGTGAACACACTGGAAGGACCTTTGAGTAAGAGAGTACTAAGCTCTTGCATTAAAGGACCTTTGAGTAAGAGAGTACTAAGCTCTTGCATCCCTCTGGGACCACATTCCATTCCGTTCCTCCAACAGGTTAGCAAACCTTGACATATAAGGGTGGTTATAGTTTTGGGGTCAAATCTTAACTTCCGGAGGAGAATCTCAATAACAAGGAAGTAGTTCACAAGCTTTGTGCCAGATTCATGGGACGTATTACATCGTTTGCAGGGAAATAACTGAGATCCCCGTTGAAGATCCTTCTTTGTCAGGAAAGTGAAATAACTACAGAAACACGGTGAGAGCAGGGCTCCTCTGTCCAAACCTTCAAATTCTGTGCATGGGAATTCTCTGAGAGCGGCTATCCAGAAGACAGCCCCATGGGAGGAACAGCTCCACATCAGTGAAAGTGGAAGGGAACTTGTGTTTTGTGCAAGGGAAATCCTCTTGCTCAACGGAATCAGTTTAAAGCCATACACAAAACCCCTGCTTCTATATGCAGACCATGCATGTCCTTGGCCTTGGTTAGACAATGAGCAAGTGGGAGGAAGCTGACAGAATGGTCTGGAGGCAGCAGATGGGGAAGAAGGTAACTAGTCATCACACGGGATAGAAATAGCAATGTTCTTATTTGGGAAAACCTGCACATCCTTGTGGCAGAGACTGTAATGCTCGCCAAATGTCCCGTTTTCTCCTCTGAAGTTCCACTTCTCCCTTGAAGTTATGTGGGACTATATGACTGTCTCTGGCCAGTGAAATATGTGTGCTAAAATGATGCGTCGCTTCTAGGTTGAGGTAGTAAAAATCTCATGCTCCATGTTCCAGTGTCTCCTTGCCCTTCTTGGGTATTTGAGTAACTTTGTGGAGCTAAGgatccccccaccaccacccccaacttGCATGACACATGTAGCATTAGTGAGAAATAAACACTGGTGTGTTCAAGCCACTgggatttgggggttgtttgttacagcagcataaCCTAACCTATTCAGAGTCAGAAAATCTTCCCAGAAAGAAAGGTGATGAGTTTCAGTGTTCTGTTCCAAAATTTCTAAGCTGGCCCAGGAAAACTAGGAGCAGGGGGAAGGGACAAACAAATCTTCATGATGACAAGTGGCCAAGAcggagcagagggaggaaggtaAGTTTTACCTGCAGAAGTTGTGTTCCCCAATCCCGTGGGCCTCAGCATCTTCCATAAACATGTTGTAATTCTCCTGCAAGAGGAGGTGGGAGTTCCAGTAAAGGCACGAGTGCTGGTTGACTGTCTTACTCACTTTCCCTCGGTAAGAGTAGCCGTCGCCAACATAGCAGTCATCAGACCCTCGGAGAGAGCAAGCGGGAACGTGAGAACTGAGACCAACTGGCGTGCCACGCCTGGAAAGGACTTGGCAAGTGTATCAGGTGGTGAGAGGATTGGGCCTGTATATTGATCACCCTGAGATTTCACCACACGTTCCCAGAAAGAAAGTGGTTTGAGAATGTTCCACATTCAGCTCAGCTTAAAAACATGGAATATCGTGGCGGTGGGGGTGGCAGCTGAGTTCTTTAATTTTGGCTCAAACAAGAACCGGTGGTAGGTGGGTTGAGGCCCAAGGGTGCCCAGGTGTGTCTGACTTGCCTACACTGCATCCCAGTTTACTACCCCCTCTTCATGGAGCCAGATATATCTTACACCCTAGATTGGAAGGCTGAGACACTAGCAGAGCTTGGGAATAGACTTGAACCATCTTCTGGCAACAAAACCCCAACAGATAAAGGATTTCAGAGGCCTCACATGTGTCCCTGAGTTTCTGATGAAGTAATGGTAGAGACCCATACCTATCTCACAGAATTTCCCCTTGAACTGGTTGGGACAGGTACAGGTGAACTTGGATCTCCGCCTGTGCCGGGAGCAGGTTCCTCCATTTTGGCAGGGATTTGGCCTGCACGCAGGAGCCACTGTGAACACAGGAAGTGGGTCTGGGAAGCCTCTTTAGAAGGAGTTGCAGCTACATCTGAGCTGATGAGGAGATACTGATGGCACTTTTCTGGTGTCCATCCTTTCACAAAAGATGGGTCATCAAAGGGGAAAGAGACCCACGGACACACTaggaaacatacacacaaacctTAAGAACATAAGCAAACATGGATGAAGCAATAAGACGGAGGCCAGCAGAAAAGAGTGTATAAGTATATGGGTTGCTCCGTAAGGAATAGCAAGACCCAGAGACTAAGCAGGAATTTGGGGGCTAGTCTGAGCTAGGTTGAAACTTAGCTTTGCCCCTTGAcagctgtgtgaccatgagcAAATTagctaacctctctgaacttcggtttcttcatctgtaaaactctTTCTTGTAGTGTTTTTGGGAGAACGTGAGAGAGAGTGTAAATCTCCTGGGACAATGCCTGACTCATAGCAGTGAAGAAATATACTTGGACCACTCTAGAAATAGACTGGGGCTTACTTCCTAGATGAAGTGAGtttcaagatgattttttttGGCAGGGACACAGACCAGTCAATTCCCACTGTACTCTCCAGAGATAACAAATCTTAAAAAGTCCTAGTTAAAAGGGCCATCTTGGATGCTACCAAAACGTGGGATGTATCTGGACCTCCCCATGGTAGGACACCGACATCCCAGGCACAAGCCAGGGTAGAGAGAGCTTAACATAGAAGAAGCCTCCACCACTTACCTGTGGAGCAGTCTGGACCCCCGTAAGGGTGTTTACAAGCACAGCGGTAGTAAGGGGGACTCTGAGTAATGAGACAGTTTCCCCGGCCACAGGGGTTGTTCTTGCACTTGTTTTGCACTGTAGGAGATCAATAGAGAAGTAGGGCCAAAGTACAGGACATTATTTGGGGCACATTTTACTTTGAAAGGTACCTGTACAGTACAATGtttgggaggggggcgggggagatggTGATGGTCACTGACAGAGCATTGCCCCTGTCCATGGTTCTGAAACACCATGCTACCACCCCCGCCCCAGTCAAGGCTTTTCTCTTATCCTTCGTTCATGGATGATTGCTTCCCAGTTCCCTATGAGTTCCTAATGCTCACAGTCTTTATTATTCTATCTTTATAAACACCTTGGCAATTTTTACACCTTTAAAAAAAGTAGAGCTGAGCTGCAATTTGAgtttctccattttatagctggttttatattccatttacagtttTGTCATTCTTCCAAGAACCTGAGGGATAAACCTAGGTACTATGTTTGTGCCTGATATCCCAAACCACCCTGAAACACTTATTGAAAGACTTCGTAGGATTGAAATTGGTAGGAATAACTGAAGAGGGCACAGAGAAAAGAAGTCAACCATAATACCCTCACTGCCTCCCCCACCCAACTTAGATGACTGCTAGATGGGACAGAATCCAGGTTCGCTCTAGGGGTACAATTAGCCCATAAGAATTCTATTCCCAACACCTTATCAGATAGCTTCATGTTATGCCCACAAGTGGTCACTAAAGGCAGACACATCTTTTATCAGAGTCTCCATGAGTGAGAACAGCAGAAAGAGAGAGCATGGGGCTGGGAGTCAGGCACCAAGTCTCTAATTTCTGCCCTTCccctaactagctgtgtgaccatgagcAAGTCCCCTGTATGCTCTGGGCTCCCTTTATCTAATAAGGTTAGGCCTTATGTGTCCTGAGAGCCTTCCTGCTCTCCTATTTGAGAACAACATCTCTCTGTTAAAGTTGGTCTAAACCCTCTAAACAACAACAATGATGCATCCTGAGTTTAGAATACATCTTGTTCAGAATCCAGCTCTTATCTCCTCTTACCCTCAATGTTCTCATCTGTGAATGGACATACTAGTCCTATCTAACATGTGGGGGTGAGGAGTCAGTGAGACGCTCCTGTGACCATGTTGAGGAACCCATTATGCATAATATATGTGTGGTTGTCAGGCTATCCACGGGATTACTGAACCTGTCTTTACCCCCTAGAATTGGAGAGGAAACTGCCTCTTGTTCAACACAGAGGGAAGAGTGAATCTGGTGAAGGTGCACTCACCATTCTGACACTTGTTTCCAGAGAAAGGGGCTGGACAGCTGCAGGTGAAGGTGGCCCCGCTGATGAGGCAGTCCCCACCATGCGCACAGGGGTTGGATAGGCATGGATCTAAGAACACGTGGGCAGAGGTCAATGTTGCAATGCACAGCAGGCAAGAAGCCCCCATCCACTCATTGAATTTCCATCTCCTGCCCCAAATGAGAGACAAACTGCATAGCCAGTGATTGGGGAGAGGGAAACACGCATTGCCCTTAAAGAGCCAGGAAAACTGCCATCACTAGACCAGAGGGAGGGATTCAGGTTAGTGAGAGGAGAGGCGAGAAGGAGTCGTGACTGTCTCCCTCGGCC
This window harbors:
- the HABP2 gene encoding hyaluronan-binding protein 2 gives rise to the protein MFARMSALHVLLLMVLAGKTAFGFSWLSLLTDADPDWTPDQNEYSQEYYEEENVSSTAAYPENPDWYYAEDDPCLSNPCAHGGDCLISGATFTCSCPAPFSGNKCQNVQNKCKNNPCGRGNCLITQSPPYYRCACKHPYGGPDCSTVAPACRPNPCQNGGTCSRHRRRSKFTCTCPNQFKGKFCEIGSDDCYVGDGYSYRGKVSKTVNQHSCLYWNSHLLLQENYNMFMEDAEAHGIGEHNFCRNPDGDKKPWCFFKVNHAKVKWEYCDVPACSALDIASPEGSPTESLTKFPAFDSCGRTEIAERTVKRIYGGLKSTAGKHPWQASLQTSLRLTISMPQGHFCGGALIHPCWVLTAAHCTDLKAKYLKVVLGDQDLKKTEFHEQSFGVEKILKYSHYVERDDIPYNDIALLKLKPVDGHCALESKYVKTVCLPNGPFPSGTECHISGWGVTETGEGSRQLLDAKVKLISNTVCNSRQLYDRMIDDSMICAGNLQKPGQDSCQGDSGGPLTCEKGGTYYVYGIVSWGLECGKKPGVYTEVTKFLTWIKATMEREGSF